From one Sardina pilchardus chromosome 6, fSarPil1.1, whole genome shotgun sequence genomic stretch:
- the gbp gene encoding glycogen synthase kinase binding protein codes for MPCRKENYILLEQSVTVDSKEVDALVTKIGEVLQLHNNSANQKTMSCLHGLTSNGSSNVKQTNNNTGAQPRRTGCCIRFRSRGVRSRASPYNIPGSSDQEWDNFKTWNRKRTDVTRADDNPHQLLQELILSGNLIKEAVRRLQFSPSERGERAKTIDNASL; via the coding sequence atGCCTTGTCGAAAAGAAAACTACATTCTGCTGGAGCAGTCTGTTACAGTGGATTCGAAAGAGGTGGATGCTTTGGTTACAAAAATCGGCGAAGTTTTGCAGCTACATAACAATAGCGCAAACCAAAAGACGATGTCATGTCTCCACGGTCTCACCAGCAACGGCAGTAGCAACGTCAAACagaccaacaacaacactgggGCCCAACCACGGCGCACCGGGTGCTGCATTCGATTTCGCAGTCGAGGAGTACGTAGCAGAGCTAGCCCATACAACATCCCTGGATCAAGTGATCAAGAATGGGACAATTTCAAAACTTGGAATCGAAAGCGGACTGATGTCACACGTGCTGACGATAATCCTCATCAATTACTACAAGAATTAATATTGTCTGGCAATTTGATTAAAGAGGCCGTCAGGCGACTCCAGTTTTCTCCATCGGAACGTGGCGAACGTGCAAAAACAATTGACAATGCTAGTTTGTGA
- the kcnv1 gene encoding potassium voltage-gated channel subfamily V member 1, with amino-acid sequence MASGTSSPAQFYGDSASLLSLESSVFYSEAPPTTDDTLDFFIINVGGSRYILSHELLASYPETRLGKLALSTRDGAMDLCDDADLLENEFFFDRNSQTFQYIMNFYKTGHLHVREELCVVSFLQEIEYWGIDELRIDSCCRDKYYRRKEMKECLDIRRDVDVVDTEEEDFTGVMCQDLRQRLWDLMEKPDSSPAAKTFGTLSMFFVVVSIVNMALISLDFTVLGQPFLDALEYVCIIWFTGELVLRYMCVRDKCRFSRSVVNIIDLLAILPFYVTLVVESLHGGSSELENMGRVVQVLRLLRSLRMLKLGRHSTGLKSLGMTITQCYQEVGLLMLFLSVGISIFATVEYAIEHDVPDTTFINVPSAWWWATTSMTTVGYGDIRPDTAVGKVVAFLCILSGILILALPIAIINDRFSACYFTLKVKEAALRHSEALRRLARGSTSDGAALGVNLRDAYAHSVMEMLRLQGRERASTRSSAADDPW; translated from the exons ATGGCCAGTGGAACCTCCAGTCCTGCACAGTTCTACGGGGACAGTGCCTCTTTATTGTCCCTGGAGTCCAGTGTTTTCTACAGCGAAGCACCTCCAACAACCGATGACACGTTAGACTTCTTCATCATCAATGTCGGTGGAAGTCGCTACATCCTTTCCCATGAGCTCTTGGCGTCTTACCCTGAGACTAGGCTCGGCAAGCTGGCCCTGTCAACCCGTGATGGCGCCATGGACCTCTGTGACGACGCAGACCTCCTGGAGAACGAGTTCTTCTTTGACCGCAACTCACAGACTTTCCAGTACATCATGAACTTCTACAAGACGGGTCACTTGCATGTGCGTGAGGAACTGTGCGTTGTCTCCTTCCTCCAGGAGATCGAGTACTGGGGGATCGACGAGCTGCGCATTGATTCTTGCTGCCGGGATAAGTATTACCGTCGGAAGGAGATGAAGGAATGCCTGGATATCAGGAGGGACGTGGATGTGGTggacactgaggaggaggacttCACAGGGGTGATGTGCCAGGACTTGAGACAGAGATTATGGGACCTCATGGAGAAGCCAGACTCGTCCCCGGCTGCAAAGACATTTGGTACCCTGTCCATGTTCTTCGTGGTGGTCTCCATCGTGAACATGGCGCTGATATCGCTGGACTTCACCGTGCTGGGCCAGCCGTTTCTGGACGCCCTGGAGTACGTGTGCATCATCTGGTTCACGGGCGAGCTCGTGCTGCGCTACATGTGCGTGCGGGACAAGTGCAGGTTCAGCAGGAGCGTGGTGAACATCATCGACCTGCTCGCCATCCTGCCGTTCTACGTCACGCTGGTGGTGGAGAGCCTGCACGGCGGCTCCTCGGAGCTGGAGAACATGGGCCGCGTGGTGCAGGTGCTCAGACTGCTGAGGTCACTCAGGATGCTCAAGCTGGGCCGCCATTCCACAG GTCTAAAGTCCCTGGGCATGACGATCACCCAGTGCTACCAGGAAGTGGGTCTGCTGATGCTCTTCCTGTCGGTGGGCATCTCCATCTTTGCCACGGTCGAGTACGCCATCGAGCACGACGTGCCCGACACCACCTTCATCAACGTGCCCAGCGCCTGGTGGTGGGCCACCACCTCCATGACCACGGTGGGCTACGGCGACATCCGGCCTGACACGGCCGTGGGCAAGGTGGTGGCCTTCCTCTGCATCCTCTCGGGCATCCTCATCCTGGCGCTGCCCATCGCCATCATCAACGACCGCTTCTCGGCGTGCTACTTCACGCTCAAGGTGAAGGAGGCGGCGCTGCGGCACAGCGAGGCGCTGCGGCGGCTGGCGCGCGGGTCCACCTCCGACGGCGCGGCGCTCGGGGTCAACCTGCGCGACGCCTACGCCCACAGCGTCATGGAGATGCTCCGCCtccaggggagggagagggcgagCACGCGCAGCAGTGCCGCCGATGACCCCTGGTGA